The genomic DNA ATGTTCcagaagtatttcatttttgGGCAAGTTCACTAAGACTGACTTAAAAACCTGTTGTGTTGTAGTCAAAGTGAAGAGTTTTGGGGAAACTGAGCTTTATATAGATTTGTGTcatccttgtttcttttctcttgttcCCTGTTACTTCTCTGAATTAGTAAAGTGCTATATGAGGGATCTTACATTTCAGCATGCACAGCAGCATATTCATACTCTGGGTTATTTTGGTTTCTTACAGCAGCAGTGGGAGTAGTGGAGGAAGCCACCCAAGTAGTCGGAGCAGTAGTCGAGAGAACAGTGGAAGTGGAAGTGTGGGTGTTCCTATTGCTGTTCCCACACCGTCTCCTCCCAGTGTCTATCCAGGTAAATGGAAACTTGCTGTTCCTCTTTCTGACTCAGCATTAACCTTTAGCATTTGCAAGTCTTCTAAACACAGTGCTGTGTAAACCCCAAGACAAGTCTCAAAGCTCATTATCCAGAAACATGCATGCCTTGAAAATGGCTTGCTATTGATAGCATGAGTGTGAATCAAGTAGTGTCTTTTTCTGGCAATGCCTGATGTGCTCTAATGCTTCTTTTATATATTAATTTGTttatcagaatttttttcctggctgcctGCAGGTGACTGGGTAGGACACACCACCTTTTTCAGTGGGCTAGGGGAAATTTCTCCCTTGTCCTTTTaagcaaataaatgctttttcattGGCTGTTCATGCAGATATATAGAAGCATGCTTTTAGAAGATTAGATGAAATGAGAGGCAGGCACAGAGTAGACCTTCAGTACGTTAATGCAAGCCTAACAGAGTTGTCCCAAAAAGACACTTGCTCACTGTAATTGCCCCAGTCTTTCCAGAAATAGGAAGTGATGTTAGTACTCCTTTTCCCTTTGTTCAGCCCTTTCAGTGGCTTGCAGTGTGACCTGAAATACATGATGCTTCTGAACCAAAGAACTGGAAATTTTTGGCTTTCCTCCTCTGTATATTTTCTAATTCATACAAAAGCTAAAGGCAGCCGTACTACAGTGTAACTAATGAAAAGTAATGGCTTTCAGTGAAAAGTTTGGGGTTGTTCGCTTCAGACCTGGAAAGAAGTGGATTTCCTTGACCCTCGTTTACCTACTAGGAATGAGCCTTTCTTTAACAGCTCCATTTTTCTCTCATCTCCTCGTGCATTCTAAAATACTATGCATCTAATAAATACCTAACACTAAATAGTCAAAGGCTTTCTCTAATCCTTGCTAACATATCTCCTTATTAAcgccacctcttcctcctcttttcactTAGCCCCTGCTGGCTCGGCTGGcacttctccccttcctgctacctctgctcctgcccccactcctcctgctcctgccccttcctctgctgccccagatgctgctgctgctgctgcaggagctcagcccCTTGCTGATGGCTTCACCTCTCCAACTCCCCCTGCTGTTTCTTCCACACCCTCTACAGGTGAGTGTCTGCTCCAGATGGTGGGCAGATGAACCCAGACGTGATCATGATCCAAGGCTTTTCAAAGTTACTTCAGAAgcactgattttttaaatgttttatttttttaaatagaactagAAAATATCTCCTGATACCCAACTATATGGTAGTGGTTATAGCAGACAATTCAAGGTGTGCCAGTTTTATAAAcagcaattatttaattttataatttttttttttacttttatataattatttattaaattatcATTTTATTGTGGTTTGGATACTGAGAATCTCATAGAATAATTATGTTTGGGGAGAACCAGCACTGATAGTTCTGGGTCTGATTATTCTCCTTTagtaatggaataaaaaaaaaaagtgcatctaGCAAAGTATAATTTATATGACAAGTCTCCTTTCAATGACTTGattaaaagagcattttttttgtgttcagtgCCAGGTAAAATACAAGCTTTTATTACGCAGAATTGTactaaagcattttgttttaatagGTGGTACTTATGGTATATATTacaacttgctttttttaatgcttatgaaATCAccctacatttttcattttctcatatgTTGAAGTTGCAGCATGTAGTACTTACTAACCGTAACACTGTTCTGTATCAGCATTTGATTATGAGTTACACCTGCATTCTAAAGATTTCCTTTAGACAGCCAAATTCATATATAGCTACCTACGTGCTTTGTTACTTTTCTTTATAGTGGAGGCTGATCACAACGGTGTGAATTGGTTTGTGTGTTTATTAGTGTTGGCCTCTCTTAGTAAGAGTTTCACCAGGTGCCAGGGCATTCTTGAAATTGTATTTAGTTTAAGGTGCTATGATTCATATAGAATTAGAAAATACATATTCTAGAATGCATGACTATGACTAGAAGCTTTGGAACTGTGATGAATTTGGGTATCAGAAGATGTCCTGATGTTTAGAAGATGAGCTGTGTCATGGGGCCTCAATCAGTTTTCCATTTTTGGTGCACTGTCAGTATCCCAGTTCTTAAGCCATATTGCTTCTGTATTTTTGACAAGTTAAAATCAAacagagattaatattttaatggcTATAAATTCACATTCACAATTCCCTAAGAGAAATTTCAGGTTACTTAGtatttttaagagcttttgtTTCCCTGTGCTATTAGTAATGTTGCTTGCGTGGCTTCTCTGAAATAAAGTATTCGAAGAGACTGGATAGTTTACTGTTTATGAGGTTGTAGTTTTTGGTCCTTAAAGATCCCTCatccctgtttcttctctcctcccttctgtCCAACTACCACTAACTTCTACGAGTACATTGAGTAACAGGGAGACAGACGCAttaggaaaaatgtgaaaaagctGATATACTAGGTGGATTGCTTCGTAACTGTTCTTCTTCCTCATCtgtaaaaagtacattttttgaGATGTACATAGCTATACAAAGCAGGAGGAACGTGAATCTCTAATTCATGCATTTGCTCTTAGAAGCAAGTAACACAGCAAGCaacttgcattttatttactGACCTAGTGTGAAGTTTTGCAAAGCAATCAAAACATAGTGGAGAACaatgcaggttttaaaaaatttgctcATTCATTTGTTCTGTTTCCATATTTACTTCCCTGCATGCATGTCTCCTCAACCACAGTGACCATCCCTTCTTCTCTTGTTTATTTGCAAGCTCTGAAATTTACCTCTAGCACAAATGGTGGAGGCAGAATAGTTAGGGAGGGTAGTAACCCATATGGGTATAACAAATCCAGTTTACTGTTATATACAGTATATAAGCTAGAGAACTTTATGCGAGCACAGAAGATAGCTTGGTGGTCTTGCTTCATTTCTTGCTTGCTTAGATTCAGGATCAATTATTCTGATACAGGAAGTGATTAAAATGGAGAGCAAGTTTTTAAGGAGTTGATTCAATTGACAGCTCCCTGAAAGAGGAGTATGGTTTAATTTATTCCATCCTTCAAGCAGTTTCTAACATTCTGTTCTCCCCGCATGATTCTCTGCTTATTTCCTGAACAGCACTAAGATAGTGTAGTGTTTTTTCAGTTGTAGAAGGTCATAGCTTTAAATGTTGGAAATGCCATATAGTTAGTTTGTACATGTATGTTGCTTAATTGCTGGACTGTGAAGTACTATATTTTTGCAGGTTTATAAATAACTAAATTTGCAAGAAGTTATTATAATACATTATATAAAATGGATAACTGCGAATAACTTTCTTTCGTTTTGAAACTTTGTAGCTTAGACACCTTTGTATTTTCATGCTGGCTTTTGTGAGCAGTGCTGAGTACGGGCAGTTGGGAGAGTTGGTTTTTGTGTTGCTATTGAGACATCCAGTGTCTTGCCAGTCTGGCAGCTGAACTGGCTGACCGCTCCTAGGATGCagactgtctgaaaaaaaaagcaaccaaaaaaatctttcccagcCTTTGATTTTTGAAGGCAGATATAAAAAAGGCAGGCATCATTCTTCTTTTTGCTaatatatttctctttctaaCCTAGGTCACCCCGTTCAGTTCTACAGCATGAACAGGCCTGCATCTCGACACACACCCCCAACAATAGGGGGATCTTTGCCATATCGGCGTCCTCCTTCGATCACATCACAGACAAGCCTTCAGAACCAGATGAATGGGGGCCCGTTTTATAACCAGAACCCAGGTAAGAAAGCTTTTCTGCTCTGTTGAATTCAACACAGTGGTGAATGGAGTGGCCTTCAGATCTCTGAAATCTTACGTTCTGTCTCCATTGCAGATCTTGCAGTTAGTCTCAGGTAACTTCCAGTATGTTGCTGGTAGCCATGCCAAAGCTGCTGTCCAAGTAAAGAGTTCAGCTTGCATTATGGCAAGCAGCTTAAAACAACACTGGCTTTGTTGccaaataaattacttttgatTTCACAGTCTCTATTAGACAAGCTTTCGTCCTTTACAACACCATGTGTCACATATCTGCTTTGATGTGGAATGGGTATTTGATTTTGCACCATAACACTGATTCTTCATTAATCAGTCTTTATCTTGTATGCTTTTTCCTTGTGATTAATGTACAGTTCAGGAAATTGCACTTGTTAATACAAAGGTAAGCATTGGATACCTCAGTGGTGTTTGGTATGGGATGCAAGGGAGCTGTGTCATCTGATAAGTCCAGAGGTCATGGGTGACCATTTTAATGGGCGACCTGTCTTAAAAAGCAGGATGAGATATTAACAAGGAGTGGTGCGTCCTGTGTGTCAGGTAAAACACAGTAGCTTTTCATCTAAGGAGTCCTTTTCCCTGTGCTTCTGGTGTGATGTTAAGGTTTTGATACCAGAGCAGGGCATACTTTCTTTTTTGGCAAAGCTACAGAAAGATGTAGGAGACATACTGAAAGTTCCCTATTAGGAGATGCCCAATTACCAGCAAGACTGAATGTTGACTTGCAAGCACTACAGTGcgtttctgttttgttgtggtggtggtggtttttgatagtgttttttttttttaactgagcacTGAACTTGGAATTAGGTCACATGCTGCAATCTGCATTTAAGGGATTTGATCAGGTTCAAATATTACTGCTTGTGAGCTACCCTGCAAAGAGATACGTGTGCTTAACTTGAGAAGGAAATGGATGGTcctggtggggacaggggagTGGAGGAGGTTATATGACTAAATTGCAGCCCAGTTGCCTGAAATGTGTGGTATTTGTTAAGCACATTATGTGCATATGAAGGCTGAAGGGGAATAGGCAAGAAGGAAAGGGTAATAGCaataaaagaaacctttcaggATTACCTTTGCAGTAAAGAGGATTTTCACTATATCCCGAGAGTTTCTGACAACCGCTGTGCATTTCTGCTTTAGCAAAGGGATAATTCTCTGCAAGCTACCATTGCATTGTTAATAGGTAATCACAGAAGATGCCAAATAGACTTCAGTTAAGTTACATAACTACAATTCAGTCTGTGTGCCCAAAAGGAAGATAATGATTATCATTATTAGTCATTGTAAATCACAAACAAAGTATTTCAATTATACTGGCATACTTGATAAGCAGTTGTAGTAAGgtactttttttataaatataccTAGCAGAATACAGAATTTATTAGCTTTACAGTTATACTGAACCAAGTTTTTTTGGCCTGTACCTTGAAAGCAGAGGATGCTTACGCATGCATAATTGATGAAGACCCTAAGAAGAAAGGGACTGTTGTGTCTGTAAGGAGTGGGTTTAGCACTGACAGGACAGGGGCCATGATTGCTTCTCAGCATtcctggagagagggagaaaatgcaAACTTGAGAGGTGAAAAAGAGACCTTACAACAGGCAGAGGAGTGTGCCAGCTAAGGCTTGTTCTTCTTTGCAGGCTGTTTGGCAGTAAAGCAGTACTGTTTTTTGCACTTCCATTTTTTTAGTATGTTGGTGTGTAGTCGTTTTTGTTTATTCACTTCAGAGGAGGATGAAAGATACTTGCCTTGCCCTGTGCTTTTGAATGACACTTCTAAGATAATATAATTTCTCTACTTCATGGTGAGACCTTTTTAATAACTGAATAGAAAATATTAAGGAATGCAGACTGTAAATGATCTCAGCATATGACTGTCCCAAAGCCACTCTTGCCAGCCATGCCACCTAATGAGTGTTTCAACTTTGCAACCTTAGATACCAGTATCTAAGCAGTATAAAGCTCAGCACAGGCTAAAAACCCTGTGGGAGAAACTGGGCAAGTATTGAGATGGTGGTCTGCACTGCACACTCTTTGTACAGCTGAATTCTTACCAGGCTGAAGCAATCTAGTGAAAGGTTCTCTTGAgcatttctgaattaatttacAACAACTGCACAGATGAATCTACCAATGGTCTATATGGAAGGAATCTGGGACGGAATGTTTAAGCTGGTGTTTATCTCATCTTTTGAGACAGCGGAGGTACAGTAAGGTTCTTCTGATGCACTTTGTAAACAAAgtcattattaataaaatatttattgtattgGCTCCTAAAGGTCAAAACTAGCTTAGAGTCATTTTATATCATATAGAGACAATATAATATGATAGTCCCTGCTCTGTAAATAGAGTGAAGCACAAAGCCAAATGGATAAGATAAAAAAGGAATGATGTCAGCTACTGTTAGCATCACCACTTGATTAAACCACACAGCCCAAACTAAActaagggatttttttgtatttgcttgGAGTGCTTGTCtagagtgatttatttttctacgTGGAAAACCTCgttatttctttcaaagaaatataTATAGCACATGAACAAAGTACACTGAGGGGACTTAGGAAACTGAAGCTAGTCTCATATGATAGGTATGAATTGTATGAATCCATATGACGTTGAATAGAGGAAACATTTTGAAACTGAACATTTTTATAGCATATATAATTAAAAAGGCATGGACTTCATAGTTGCACAAGAATGTTGAATCCATGAATACTACTGCGTTTGAGTAGGACTTAAAATTCAAGTTCCCTtttactgctttgaaaaaatGCAAGACTAAGTATTTTTCCAGCCACTGTGGTTACACTTGAAGGAATAAATACTCTCAGGGGTCACGTCATTCAAATCAAAGAAGCTGTAATTAGAAATGCTTTTCGGTTTTTCTCAAGAAACATCAATTAAATGGTGAGATAATGGAGTTTGCTTTATATGGAGGTACAAGGATATTTTTGCAACAAAAAGGATGGTTGCTCTGTTGGTTTTATTATTTGGGGTGTGTGGTTGTTAAAGGAATGTGAATGTGAGCAACAGACGACATCCAAAGCACTTCAAAAAATAGTTACTGAaataagcaaacagaagaaacttTGAGATGTGAATTTTATATGCTCTGGAGTTCTTTTCATTTGCTATGATGATGTgatttaattatgaaaaatactACATCATACATGGCAGTTTTCTTACCAGTTCTGGAATTAGTTTGAAATTTTATTTAGTTCTGTTCTGCAAGCTAAATTAATGTACTGGTAAATGAATTGTAGACCTTTTCCCCCTCATTCTTTTGGACATGACTAAATGTTTTTGTATGCCACTActaacaagaaaattatttagcTTTTCCTGAGgtgtgctttctgaaaaataatcttGTAACTTGCTTAAAGAATATTACTGCATTACTCTTGCAAAGTGATACTAAAACTAGATAAAActagctaactttttttttttttaaacttaactagagaactgaaactttcatTGCTGGCCTAAGCCACAGTTCAGTGTTATAACATTTGCCACTGGCTGATAGTATATTCTTTAAATGTGAATTCACATGTATTGTACAAAGAAAGACAGCTCTTCTGGTACCAGTAAAAGGGCCGTTCAGAGTTCAGTGCAGTGGTCTGCGAAATCAGGTGGGAAGGAAACGAGGCAGCACGTCTGGAATAGGCCCTGTTGTTGGGCAGCAGCACAGTACGCTTTGTTCTACCAATAGAGCTAAAAGTCCTGTGTCTTCCAAGTACGCTCAGTTCTCAAAGgcatctttttctgtttcacctAAAATAACTGACTCATTTGATGGGGTTTGCTTATGTTTTGGAGAAAACTACTTATATCCATTTGCATTACTAAGGATTCATGGATGCTGTTATAGAAGCCTCCTCTATAAATGCCAATTTGATCTGAAAGGTGGAGGATTATAGGGAGGGAATTGTCTTGATAAATTTGTTCATTAGGTCTCTTCATAAACTGCTATATTGCTGTAGTAATAAACTTCAACTTAAAGGAATCTCATTGTCAAATCAGAAGAATACTTCAACATGGATTCTTAATCTTATGAAAAAGAGCTGggttggaaattttaaaaatagagaagtcTCCTTGAAGTAAGGATTAGGAATATGCTTAAACCACCTGAGCCATTTTTCTTTGAATGTCAGCTTTTTTATCTCAGCTTCTTGGCACACTGCTACACTGTCTGAGTGGTGATGATGTCTACTTTCCTGTTTGCTGCTTTGTTGTGTTTCTAACTGAAtgcctctctctttttaatttctgtggcagCATCCCttgctcctcctcccccctccattCTACAGGTAACTCCACAGTTACCACTAATGGGATTTGTGGCCAGAGTTCAAGAAAACAGTAAGTTTGCCGCTTCCTTATGCTATGGTTTATTACTGGATGTGGCTTTTGTTTTGAGTGGATGAAAAGATTTGTCTGTATGTAGCCAGAATTCTGCCTTCTCTACTGCTCTGCAAGCTTGTCTGAAATTGTGAGAGAGggtaaaggaaataattttattggaGGAACCTGATTCTTCCTTCTCTGAATTTTATTGTCTCTAGTGTATTTCCACAAGTTTAACTATTGGTCCCAGTGCAACTAATTGGGATAGGGAATATTGCTTCAACCTGCTACCATGGTTCCAGAGACATTTTCATGGTTAtacttattttcagtttcagataCTCCTCCCCCGCCACCGCCTGTGGATGAGCCAGTGTTCGATGAAtctccacctccacccccacctccagAGGAttatgaggaggaggaagcagctgtGGTGGAGTACAGTGATCCATACGCTGAGGAGGACCCTCCTTGGGCACCAAGAACCTACTTAGAAAAGGGTAGGTTTAGAGCTAGTAGAGATGGTAGCGTTGTGTTTGTAACAACATTTTGTATAAGCTCCTGCCATGCCGCTTTGGACGTGGAGTGGAGTCTGCCTAGACTCACTCCTAGCCAGTCTTTGGTATTGTGGTAGAGGTGCTCCTCCATATGGCAACTTAAAGAATGAAAGTTAAGCTACTCTTCTGAGTCTGACTCTTTCACCCCTTTCTCCACAAAGGAAAGATAATGATTAGCTGGCTAATTACCTATATTTTAAATCTTCTGTAATCTACTTAAGACTCACCTTTCAGTAGTCTGCTTAATCCTAATAATCAAACTCACATGAGGTAAAAAATGAATGAATTGGTGCTGCATTTGCACTGGAACTTTGAACATATGGGTGCATCTGGGGAAGTGCTGCAACATGTGTTTGGGGCTCTGGAAGCTGCAATGCTGCATCAGTGTGGGGCTGTGCTGAGCTAAAAAGCGCTGGGTCTGTGTAGGACTAACTGAGGCATTGCTGCGTGGCTGCATCTAGATGTCTGCCAGTTCTGAAGCAGATGTGTGGAAACATGCTGGAGTAAAACTACAGGTAAAATAACCTGAGTAGATAAATGGCTTAGGGAACTcgaatatgaaaaaaatctacTGCCTTGTGTTCTGTATGAAACAGGGTTGTGTACCCCTTAGTGAAGGGTGATATAAAATCTTATGTCGCAAAGCAACAAGGCATCTCTGCCGAGTGACTGTTAGACACATTCAGTctgcatcagggaaaaaaattcaagaatgCCACAAAGATAAACCCAGTGCAGGACttgaaggggggggaaaaaagatggaagAGGCACTTTCTGCCAACTCCTGCCCAAGGAAAACATTACTATTCCCGAGGGAGATGGAGGGGTATGTGGgagtttttttgttattttcccgTCCTCTGTCTAGTTGGGTAAGTGTTCAGTGCATGGAGTACCCAGGCTTAGCTGACAAGCTGAGACCATTTGTCAAAGTGGCTCTGAGTTGCAGGGTGTTTACATGACTTGCTCTATCTATTGACCTCTCCACACCCGTGATTGACAGCAAGTGTCACTATTATTCTGTTGGTGCACACAGGCTCTTTGTTTGATTGAAAGTTGCTTCAGCTTGTTCTTGTCAGGGAAGCTTATTTCCATGAGGGAGGACAGGGAAAAAGGGGATCTCATATACAAAGTACTCTTCTTGCTGTACAGTTTGGAGGGTATTCCTGATTATTGATGTGAATTACCTGGCTTCACAAAATCAGGTTTTGGAGCAGGGTTCCTGATACTGCATTTCTTCCTTTGGTGGAGGATGGCAAATTTCTTCAGGTTGGGACCAGTGCAGGTCATTTCAGCAAATACTGGATGTGCTGTATTACTTAACTCCTCCTTATCAGGCATTTCTAAGAATGCACAGTATCTGCTCAGTTTCACTGTAGTTGGTGTATTTTGTGCTGGATGAAGATTGCAGGCGTGTTACTTTTTGATAGGAGAGTGAGTCTcaagatttttctctgtatttttccaggCATAAGACACTCTTTAGCCTAATTCTACATTTATATCACTATCTTTGTTACGTTTCTGTTATTCCTGCCACCTGGCCCTCAGCAAATCCTCAGTAGCATTTCAGCTAGGAGCGAAACAGGAAAAGGAGGACCCTGATGTGCATTGCCTGTTCATAGCGTCTCATACTAATGCAACGGATGTGCGTGTGTATGTGGGAAAGAGAAGCTATGAAATCACGTGGCATGTGGCCTGGGAAAACAACTTTCTATTTGAAGAAACAATGACATTTGAATTATAGCATATTTCTCTGATCTGCTTTACTGTGTGCCTTCTATGAGCTTGTgaactaaaataatttataaagctTC from Chroicocephalus ridibundus chromosome 7, bChrRid1.1, whole genome shotgun sequence includes the following:
- the ABI2 gene encoding abl interactor 2 isoform X4, which produces MAELQMLLEEEIPGGRRALFDSYTNLERVAEYCETNYIQSADKQRALEETKAYTTQSLASVAYLINTLANNVLQMLDIQASQLRRMESSINHISQVSTQNMKMGGLPRTTPPTQKPPSPPMSGKGTIGRHSPYRTLEPVRPPVVPNDYVPSPTRNMAPSQQSPVRTASVNQRNRTYSSSGSSGGSHPSSRSSSRENSGSGSVGVPIAVPTPSPPSVYPAPAGSAGTSPLPATSAPAPTPPAPAPSSAAPDAAAAAAGAQPLADGFTSPTPPAVSSTPSTGHPVQFYSMNRPASRHTPPTIGGSLPYRRPPSITSQTSLQNQMNGGPFYNQNPASLAPPPPSILQVTPQLPLMGFVARVQENISDTPPPPPPVDEPVFDESPPPPPPPEDYEEEEAAVVEYSDPYAEEDPPWAPRTYLEKVVAIYDYTKDKEDELSFQEGAIIYVIKKNDDGWYEGVMNGVTGLFPGNYVESIMHYSE